Proteins from one Fragaria vesca subsp. vesca linkage group LG6, FraVesHawaii_1.0, whole genome shotgun sequence genomic window:
- the LOC101307721 gene encoding elongation factor Tu, chloroplastic-like codes for MASAIGAPPSSKLLFTPSLSPPSLSHPTHLSLSTPNALAPKPLLSSSALSAASFDVVVNHALRRRRSFTVRMARGKFERKKPHVNIGTIGHVDHGKTTLTAALTMALASMGNSAPKKYDEIDAAPEERARGITINTATVEYETATRHYAHVDCPGHADYVKNMITGAAQMDGAILVVSGADGPMPQTKEHVLLAKQVGVPNVVVFLNKQDQVDDAELLELVELEVRDLLSSYEFPGDDVPVVSGSALLALEALMANPKIKSGENEWVDKIYDLMDAVDDYIPIPQRQTDLPFLLAVEDVFSITGRGTVATGRVERGKVKVGDHVDVVGLRETRNTTVTGVEMFQKTLDEALAGDNVGLLLRGIQKMDIQRGMVVSKPGSITPHTKFEAVVYVLKKEEGGRHSPFFAGYRPQFYMRTTDVTGKVTQIMNDNDEESKMVMPGDRVKMVVELIMPVACEQGMRFAIREGGKTVGAGVIQSIIQSV; via the coding sequence ATGGCTTCTGCTATCGGAGCCCCGCCCTCCTCAAAACTCCTCTTCACTCCCTCACTCTCCCCACCCTCACTTTCTCATCCCACCCATCTATCTCTCTCTACACCCAACGCCCTAGCCCCAAAGCCCCTCCTCTCCTCCTCCGCCCTTTCCGCCGCATCTTTCGATGTCGTTGTCAACCACGCGCTCAGGCGGCGCCGATCCTTCACCGTCCGGATGGCGCGTGGTAAGTTCGAGCGGAAGAAGCCCCACGTCAACATCGGCACCATCGGCCACGTCGACCACGGCAAGACCACCCTCACCGCCGCCCTCACCATGGCCCTCGCCTCCATGGGGAACAGCGCCCCGAAAAAGTACGACGAGATCGACGCCGCGCCGGAGGAGCGCGCGCGAGGCATCACCATCAACACCGCCACCGTCGAATACGAGACCGCCACGCGCCACTACGCGCACGTCGACTGCCCCGGCCACGCCGACTACGTCAAGAACATGATCACCGGCGCCGCGCAGATGGACGGCGCCATCCTCGTCGTCTCCGGCGCCGACGGCCCGATGCCGCAGACGAAAGAGCACGTCCTGCTGGCCAAGCAGGTCGGTGTCCCCAATGTGGTGGTGTTCTTGAACAAACAGGACCAGGTCGACGACGCCGAGCTGCTTGAGCTGGTGGAATTGGAGGTCAGGGACTTGTTATCATCGTATGAATTCCCCGGCGACGATGTTCCGGTGGTTTCGGGTTCGGCGTTGCTGGCATTGGAGGCATTGATGGCGAATCCGAAGATAAAGAGCGGGGAGAATGAATGGGTGGACAAGATTTACGACTTGATGGATGCTGTGGATGATTACATTCCTATTCCGCAGCGTCAGACTGATCTGCCGTTTCTGTTGGCAGTTGAGGATGTGTTTTCGATCACAGGGCGCGGCACGGTGGCCACGGGGAGGGTGGAGAGGGGTAAAGTGAAGGTTGGGGACCACGTTGATGTAGTGGGATTGAGAGAGACTAGGAATACAACTGTCACTGGAGTCGAAATGTTTCAGAAAACACTTGATGAGGCACTTGCTGGTGACAATGTAGGGCTGTTGCTGAGGGGTATTCAGAAGATGGATATTCAGAGAGGGATGGTGGTGTCTAAGCCGGGTAGCATAACACCTCACACAAAGTTTGAGGCGGTTGTGTATGTGTTGAAGAAGGAAGAGGGCGGGAGGCATTCGCCTTTCTTTGCAGGGTATAGGCCTCAGTTTTACATGAGGACTACTGATGTGACCGGGAAGGTGACGCAGATTATGAATGACAATGATGAGGAGTCGAAGATGGTTATGCCGGGAGACAGAGTGAAGATGGTGGTGGAGCTTATTATGCCGGTGGCTTGCGAGCAAGGGATGAGATTTGCGATTAGGGAAGGTGGTAAGACTGTTGGCGCTGGTGTCATCCAGTCCATTATTCAGTCAGTTTGA